DNA from Sorangium aterium:
GCCGACCACCGAGGCGCCCGCGGTGCGCAGCTTCTCGACCGCCTTCAGCGTCGAGCCGCCCGTCGTGATCACGTCCTCGAGGATCGCGACGGGCATCCCGGGCACGAGGCCGCGATCGCCCTCGACGAGGCGCCGCGAGCCGTGGTCCTTGACCTCCTTGCGCACGTAGAGCGCGGGGAGGGGGCGGCCGCGCAGGAAGCTCGTGAGCGACACCGCGCTCGCGAGGGGGCACCCCCCGAGCTCGACGCCGGCGACGGCCTCGCACCGCGGGAGCGCGTCGAGCGCCTCGAACATGAGCGAGCCGACGAGGGCGTGGCCCTCGGCGGTCAGCACCGACTGCTTGCAGTCGATGAAGAAGTCGCTCTCCCGGCCGGACGCGAGGACGACGCGCTTCTGCTCGAACGAGCGCTCGCGCAGCAGCGCGACGAGCCGCTCCCGCTCCGAGGCGCCGGCGGCGCTCACCGGCCGCCCCGCTTGCGCAGCGAGGCCTTCGCGGCGCCCTTCCGGAGCGCGGGGACCACGGGCGGCGGCGGCCCGCCGGTGCTCTCGGCCGCATCGGGCTCGTCACCCTCACCGGCGGCCGAGGCCGACAGGTCGGCCTCCTCGTCGTCGTGAACGGCTGCGAGGCGCGGCTCCGGCGCAGGGGCGGGCCTCGCCTCGACGACCGGGGCGGGGCGCGCCGCCGGGGCGGGGCGCGCGGGGGCAGGCGCGGCGCGCGGCGCAGGCCGGGCGGGCGGCGCAGGCGCGCGCTGCTCCGCCGGCGCACGCGCCGGCCGCGCCGCCGCGGCGCGCGGCGCAGGTGCAGCGGCGGCGGCCCGCGCCGGGGCAGGGGCGGGGGCCGCGGCGAGCGGCGCGCCGGTGGTGACGTTGCCGCGCACCAGCGCGCCGGCGTGGATGCCGATCTGCGGCGCGCCGAGGTCGCCGACGACGCGCGCGCCGGGCTCGAGGATCACGGCCTCGTCGCCGGAGATGTTCCCGGCGACGGCGCCGCGGACGACAACGCGCCGCCCGCGGACGTCGCTCTGGATGAGCGCGCCCTCGCCGATGGTCACGTCGCCGGTCATGACGACGCTCCCCTCGACGCGGCCGAGGATCTCGAGATCCCCGTCGCCCTGCACGTTGCCGCGGATGGCCGTCGTCGGCCCGATCGAGGACTGGGCGGCCATCGGCTACACGTCCATGTCGACGTTGCCCTTGAACGAGGCTCCGTCCGCGATGGTCAGCCGCGACGCCTTCACGTCGCCGACGAGGCGACCGCCGGCGAGGAGATCGACGCGATCGGCCGCCGTGACGTTGCCGGTCACGTTGCCGCCCACCTGGAGCGACGCCGCCCCGATGTCCGCTTCGACCAGCGCCCCTGCGTCGATGGTGAGAGGCCCCTCGACGGTGAGCTTTCCGCGCACCGTGCCGGCGACGATCACCTCCTCGTCGGAGGTGATCTCGCCCTCGATCGTGAGCCCGTTTCC
Protein-coding regions in this window:
- the pyrE gene encoding orotate phosphoribosyltransferase, which produces MSAAGASERERLVALLRERSFEQKRVVLASGRESDFFIDCKQSVLTAEGHALVGSLMFEALDALPRCEAVAGVELGGCPLASAVSLTSFLRGRPLPALYVRKEVKDHGSRRLVEGDRGLVPGMPVAILEDVITTGGSTLKAVEKLRTAGASVVGVIALVDRLEGGAEAIRAAGLPVVAICTRHDFIPDNPAG
- a CDS encoding bactofilin family protein produces the protein MAAQSSIGPTTAIRGNVQGDGDLEILGRVEGSVVMTGDVTIGEGALIQSDVRGRRVVVRGAVAGNISGDEAVILEPGARVVGDLGAPQIGIHAGALVRGNVTTGAPLAAAPAPAPARAAAAAPAPRAAAARPARAPAEQRAPAPPARPAPRAAPAPARPAPAARPAPVVEARPAPAPEPRLAAVHDDEEADLSASAAGEGDEPDAAESTGGPPPPVVPALRKGAAKASLRKRGGR
- a CDS encoding bactofilin family protein, translated to MAGTIIGNGLTIEGEITSDEEVIVAGTVRGKLTVEGPLTIDAGALVEADIGAASLQVGGNVTGNVTAADRVDLLAGGRLVGDVKASRLTIADGASFKGNVDMDV